The Mauremys mutica isolate MM-2020 ecotype Southern chromosome 1, ASM2049712v1, whole genome shotgun sequence genome has a segment encoding these proteins:
- the CCDC90B gene encoding coiled-coil domain-containing protein 90B, mitochondrial isoform X1, whose protein sequence is MRGSGLGRRLLASGGAAVPAPRRGFAATAPVKSYDMRRVEITPLEQRKLTFDTHALVRELEVHGFGKEQAETIVSALTTLSNVSLDTVYKDMVTQAQQEITLQQIMAHLDSIRKDMVILEKSEFANLRAENEKMKIELDQVKQQLMNETSKIRADNKLDINLERSRVTDMFTDQEKNLMEATTEFHKKDSSTNSAIAEISNKIDTQIASLKTLMESNKLETIRYLAASVFTCLAIALGFYRFWK, encoded by the exons ATGAGGGGCAGCGGGCTGGGCCGGAGGCTCCTGGCCTCGGGGGGCGCTGCGGTGCCGGCCCCCAGGAGAG GTTTTGCTGCCACAGCCCCTGTGAAGTCGTATGACATGAGAAGAGTTGAAATAACCCCACTGGAACAGAGAAAATTAACCTTTGATACCCACGCATTGGTACGGGAGCTGGAAGTTCATG GTTTTGGTAAAGAACAAGCAGAGACCATTGTATCAGCGTTAACAACTTTGTCAAATGTTAGCCTAGACACAGTCTATAAGGATATGGTGACCCAAGCTCAGCAG GAAATAACTCTGCAGCAAATAATGGCGCATTTGGACTCTATTCGGAAAGATATGGTAATCCTAGAGAAAAGTGAATTTGCAAACCTGAGAGCAGAAAATGAG AAAATGAAAATTGAGTTGGATCAAGTTAAACAGCAGCTAATG AATGAAACCAGTAAAATCAGAGCTGATAATAAGCTGGACATAAATCTGGAAAGGAGCAGAGTGACAGATATG TTCACAGATCAGGAAAAGAATCTAATGGAAGCAACTACAGAGTTTCATAAAAAA GATTCGAGTACCAACAGTGCTATTGCAGAAATCAGTAATAAAATTGATACACAAATAGCCTCCTTAAAAACTCTCATGGAATCGAATAAACTGGAGACGATACGTTATTTGGCAG CTTCTGTTTTCACTTGCCTAGCAATAGCACTGGGATTTTATAGGTTTTGGAAATAG
- the CCDC90B gene encoding coiled-coil domain-containing protein 90B, mitochondrial isoform X2, with protein MRRVEITPLEQRKLTFDTHALVRELEVHGFGKEQAETIVSALTTLSNVSLDTVYKDMVTQAQQEITLQQIMAHLDSIRKDMVILEKSEFANLRAENEKMKIELDQVKQQLMNETSKIRADNKLDINLERSRVTDMFTDQEKNLMEATTEFHKKDSSTNSAIAEISNKIDTQIASLKTLMESNKLETIRYLAASVFTCLAIALGFYRFWK; from the exons ATGAGAAGAGTTGAAATAACCCCACTGGAACAGAGAAAATTAACCTTTGATACCCACGCATTGGTACGGGAGCTGGAAGTTCATG GTTTTGGTAAAGAACAAGCAGAGACCATTGTATCAGCGTTAACAACTTTGTCAAATGTTAGCCTAGACACAGTCTATAAGGATATGGTGACCCAAGCTCAGCAG GAAATAACTCTGCAGCAAATAATGGCGCATTTGGACTCTATTCGGAAAGATATGGTAATCCTAGAGAAAAGTGAATTTGCAAACCTGAGAGCAGAAAATGAG AAAATGAAAATTGAGTTGGATCAAGTTAAACAGCAGCTAATG AATGAAACCAGTAAAATCAGAGCTGATAATAAGCTGGACATAAATCTGGAAAGGAGCAGAGTGACAGATATG TTCACAGATCAGGAAAAGAATCTAATGGAAGCAACTACAGAGTTTCATAAAAAA GATTCGAGTACCAACAGTGCTATTGCAGAAATCAGTAATAAAATTGATACACAAATAGCCTCCTTAAAAACTCTCATGGAATCGAATAAACTGGAGACGATACGTTATTTGGCAG CTTCTGTTTTCACTTGCCTAGCAATAGCACTGGGATTTTATAGGTTTTGGAAATAG